CCGATTCGCGCTTCAATGTGACCGTTACGCTCACACCCGACGCGCCGCAAATATGAAAATATACTTGCGACAGGAGTGAAAAAAGCCGTGCCGTATATACTTGCCGTTTCTTTTGCCGCCCTGCTTCTTATAAAAAGCGTATCATATGGGGTGTGGTGCATAAAAAACGAACACGCCGCGGGAGGCGTGTTCGTAACTTTGTTTTGCGTATTCTCTTTTATATTTCTTTGCTTTGCGCTTTTCTGTGCGCCTTAAGCCGCCGCAGATGATGACAGCTCAACGCCGGCAAGCAGGGCTTCGAATTTCTTATATGCCGTCGTAAAGTCTATCTGTGCGTTCTCGAGATCTATCTGCGCCGTTTTATAAGCGTTTTCAGACTTTACAAGATCTATCTTCGATATGGTGCCTGTTTCCATTCTCACTTTGTCAAGCTCATATGTGGTCTTTGCAAGCTCTACCTTTGTCTGTGCCAGTTTAAGCGCGTCGCGCTTTAAAGCCAGGTCTGTCCACTGATTGTCGAACGTATTGGATACTGCCGTCTTTGCCGTTCTGTACGATATAACGGCATTGTCGCGCTGTTTCTCGGTCATGTCGCTTTCGGCAACGTAATAATTCATATCGGCGTCATACAGCGTTTCAAAATTCGATCTTAACGTATAGCTGTTCTGCACCGCCTGGGCATAGCACGCCTCGCGGTCGAGAGTATCTATTATCCCCGAGTCGAGCGGCGAAAAATCGGCTATCTTCATCTGGTCCTCAGACGAAAGGTTTATCATGGTCTTAAGGCTCGTCTCTATCTGGGAAATATTGCTTTCAAGCGTGATAAGGTTTGACTCAAGCTCGGTCTTTGAATTGAGTAAGCTTATGTAATCTATATAAGTCATCATACCTGTCTCATACATGACCTTTGATACCTTTAAGCTCTCGTCAAGATAAGCCGCATTTATTTTTAAGGTATCTCTTGTATTGAGCAGCTTATAATACGACAGAAGCAGCTGCTGTGCGCCGTATGCTATCTGCTTTTTCGACACGGTAAGCGAGGTTATGGTCGAAGCGTTCGCCGCAAGCTCGGCGTTCGAAAGACCGGCCATTCCCAGAATGAAGATATTGTTGCTTAAAACAACTATATTAGGGTTATTGTCATAAGTGAGCTTATAAATATTATCTATCGACACTTCCGTTACGTCTTCCTTTGCAAATGCGCCCACGCACGAAATGCCAAAAATCAGTACAACAGCCAGAATGAGTGAGATTATCCTTTTTTTCATGTGTGAAACACCTCCTGTTTTAAGCTTTTGCCTTTTTTGCCGATACGCGCTTTGCCGCTTTGCGCGCTCTTTTTTCGTTCTTTCTTTCTTCCTTCTCGCGGCGGCGCTCTGCGCGTCCCTCGCGGGTGGATATCTTTGCAAATGTGCTGTAAACTATCGGCACTATAACGAGAGTCGATATCGTGGACGTTATAAGGCCGCCTATAACGGTAAGCGCCAGAGGCTGCATCATAGCGGCGTTTTCGTCCAGGGCTATTGCCATAGGCAGAAGACCGAGTATCGTGGTTAGCGCCGTCATAAGTATGGGCCTAAGTCTTATGGGACCCGCCGCCCTCAGCGCTTCGTCTATGCCCATTCCCTTTTCACGCCGCAGCTGATTTACGTAATCGACGAGCACTATCGCGTTGTTTACGACTATGCCGGCAAGCATGATAAAGCCTATCATCGTTACCATGTTTATCGACTGTCCCGCGAAGAAGTTAAGAAGGAACGCGCCTATGCCCGCAAACGGTATCGAGAAGATAACGACGAACGGGAACAGAAGCGATTCGAACTGCGCCGCCATTATCATATATACGAGCACTACCGCAAGAAGCATTGCGGTGCCGAGCTGCGAGAACGACTCCATCATCGTGGCGTACTGTCCGTTGCCCGTATCGAAGGAGTATCCGTCGGGAAGCTTCATTCCGGCAAGCTTCATCATTACCTCACGGTTTATGCTGCCCGTATCGCGGCCGTAGCTCTGCGCCGTAACGGAGAGGTATCTCTGCTGATTTTGGCGCGATACCGAGGTGGGACCTACGTCCTCAATGATGTCGGCTACGCTTTCAAGCGGTATTACCTCGCCGCGAGCCGTGCGTATGTTTACGTATTTGAGCTGGTCTAAAGTAGCGTTCACGTTTTCGGGATACATAAGACGAACGTCTATCTCCGTACCGTTGTTCTTTATAGTCGTGGCCACGGTACCGGTGAGCGCAAGCCTTACGCTCGACGCCACCTGAGAGCCCGTAAGTCCGTAGCTCATAGCCTTTTCACGGTCTATGTATACTCTTGCCTCGGGCTTGCCGCTCGTTGCCGACGACGTGGGGTTTCTTATACCCTCTATCGACGATATCTGATATATCACCTGTTCTGCAATGCTTTCAAGCACCGTATCGTCGGGGCCCTTTATGTTTATGCTTACGGCATCGCCGGAAGACGAACCCATTGAATACGACGAGGACACGCTTACTGTTATATCTGCGCCGGTTATGCTGCCCAGTCTCTCGCGGACGTCCTCGGCTACCTCTTCGCTGGAGCGTTCTCTTTCGTTTACGTCGGTAAGCAAAAGAGTTACGGTGGAGGAGCCTGACGACATCATCGACGAATAACCGCCCGTGGAAGCCGATACTCTGTCGGCCTCGGGGATCGTCATTGCAACGGCCTCTACCTGCATAGTTACGTTGTTTATCTCCTCAAGCTGAGCGTCCTTCGGCATATCTATCGTTATGGATATGCGTCCCTCGTCCGTTGCCGGATAAAGCTCAAAGCCGCAAACCACTGCGGAAGCAAGGCTCAGTATAAGAAGGATTATCGCTATAAATACGGTGCGCTTTCTCTTTTTTAAAGCATACGAAAGCGCTCTGCCGTAAACGTCGTAGAGCTTGAGCATGAGCTTATCCCATGCCTTTACTATACCGTTTAAGAATTTGTTCTTTGTATACGTCTTGCTGCGGTATTCGTCAAGGAGCATCTCGTGCTGTTCAAGCTCTGATATCTCAACGATCTCTTTTGCATCGTCGTCGTTCTTTCGTCTGAAGAACTTCGCAAACATCATGGGAACGAGCGTAATTGCAACTAAAAGCGAAGCTGCAAGCGAGAACGCAACGGTAAGAGACATATCTCTGAACATCTGTCCCGCTATGCCGTTTACGAATATCATGGGCACGAATACGATTATCGTTGTAAGCGTTGAAGCCACGATAGCCTGTATTACCTGGCCCGCGCCCCTCTGCGCCGCTTCCTTCGAGCTGTAGCCCATGCTGTAGTGACGCGTTATGTTTTCAAGCACGACGATGGAGTTGTCAACGAGCATACCTACGCCCAAAGACAGACCGCCCAGCGAGACCATGTTTATCGTAGTGCCCGAGAAGTATATAAGTATGAACGTCGTGATCACGGAAACAGGTATCGAAACGGCGATTATGAGCGAAGAGCGTATCTTTTTTAAGAAGATAAGCAGAATGAACACGGCGAGTATCGCGCCTGTTATCGCGCTCTGCGCAACGCTCGATATGGATTCCTCGATGCTTTCCGACGAGTCGTATGAGAAAGCGAAGTTTATAGTAGGATACTCGGCCTCAAGCGCCGCAAGCTCCGTTTTTACGCGATTTGCGACCTCGACCGTGTTGCCGTCCGTCTGCTTCTGTATGGAAAGAGTTACGGCGTCCTGTCCGTTTATGCGCGAATACGAGGTCTTCTCAACATCTCCCATGTAAACTTCAGCTACGTCCGAAAGCCTTATAAAGCCTCCCGTCGCAAGCGGTATCGGAAGCGACTTTATCGCGTCTATGTCGGTCATCTCACCCATAGAGCGGACGTTTAATTCTCTGTCGCCGTACTCTACGGTTCCTCCGACGGAGTTTATGTTCTCGGACGCCAAAAGTCCCATTATAGTGGACGACGTTATGCCGTAGCCGAGCATCTTGTCGGGATTCATAACGACCTTTACTTCCTGCTCAGTCTTACCGTATGCGCTTACGGAAGCCACGCCCACTA
The DNA window shown above is from Clostridia bacterium and carries:
- a CDS encoding TolC family protein: MKKRIISLILAVVLIFGISCVGAFAKEDVTEVSIDNIYKLTYDNNPNIVVLSNNIFILGMAGLSNAELAANASTITSLTVSKKQIAYGAQQLLLSYYKLLNTRDTLKINAAYLDESLKVSKVMYETGMMTYIDYISLLNSKTELESNLITLESNISQIETSLKTMINLSSEDQMKIADFSPLDSGIIDTLDREACYAQAVQNSYTLRSNFETLYDADMNYYVAESDMTEKQRDNAVISYRTAKTAVSNTFDNQWTDLALKRDALKLAQTKVELAKTTYELDKVRMETGTISKIDLVKSENAYKTAQIDLENAQIDFTTAYKKFEALLAGVELSSSAAA
- a CDS encoding efflux RND transporter permease subunit — its product is MGLIKLSIRRPVTILMVVLIILIFGFVSFSNIPIDMMPKMDLPYVIVMTTYSGAGPYEVESLVTEPIEGAVAAVSGVENIYSTSSEGSSMVIIEFSDGADLDFSSIDIREKIDLISRALPSDVGDSMIIKMNPNIMPIAALAVTDSERNAYQLTDLVDDTIVPRLERIVGVASVSAYGKTEQEVKVVMNPDKMLGYGITSSTIMGLLASENINSVGGTVEYGDRELNVRSMGEMTDIDAIKSLPIPLATGGFIRLSDVAEVYMGDVEKTSYSRINGQDAVTLSIQKQTDGNTVEVANRVKTELAALEAEYPTINFAFSYDSSESIEESISSVAQSAITGAILAVFILLIFLKKIRSSLIIAVSIPVSVITTFILIYFSGTTINMVSLGGLSLGVGMLVDNSIVVLENITRHYSMGYSSKEAAQRGAGQVIQAIVASTLTTIIVFVPMIFVNGIAGQMFRDMSLTVAFSLAASLLVAITLVPMMFAKFFRRKNDDDAKEIVEISELEQHEMLLDEYRSKTYTKNKFLNGIVKAWDKLMLKLYDVYGRALSYALKKRKRTVFIAIILLILSLASAVVCGFELYPATDEGRISITIDMPKDAQLEEINNVTMQVEAVAMTIPEADRVSASTGGYSSMMSSGSSTVTLLLTDVNERERSSEEVAEDVRERLGSITGADITVSVSSSYSMGSSSGDAVSINIKGPDDTVLESIAEQVIYQISSIEGIRNPTSSATSGKPEARVYIDREKAMSYGLTGSQVASSVRLALTGTVATTIKNNGTEIDVRLMYPENVNATLDQLKYVNIRTARGEVIPLESVADIIEDVGPTSVSRQNQQRYLSVTAQSYGRDTGSINREVMMKLAGMKLPDGYSFDTGNGQYATMMESFSQLGTAMLLAVVLVYMIMAAQFESLLFPFVVIFSIPFAGIGAFLLNFFAGQSINMVTMIGFIMLAGIVVNNAIVLVDYVNQLRREKGMGIDEALRAAGPIRLRPILMTALTTILGLLPMAIALDENAAMMQPLALTVIGGLITSTISTLVIVPIVYSTFAKISTREGRAERRREKEERKNEKRARKAAKRVSAKKAKA